A stretch of the Helicoverpa armigera isolate CAAS_96S chromosome 5, ASM3070526v1, whole genome shotgun sequence genome encodes the following:
- the LOC110377462 gene encoding protein tramtrack, alpha isoform isoform X3: MATQRFCLRWNNHQSNMLSVFDQLLHAETFTDVTLAVDGQLLKAHKMVLSACSPYFQALFVNHQEKHPIVILKDVPYSDMKSLLDFMYRGEVSVDQERLTAFLKVAESLRIKGLTEVNEEKCDIPALTNSLIQQQSNAHTPPPQLHRIHPYMHQKRPASGMPSGGAPPNLLMPLLGNALMQPKRKRGRPRKLSGSSSDALNTAASPPGEFVPEPASHGSSNRPGDQLIRGSPEMLEVKMSMDSFNAEDGATSGGEEAGEALLIDEGDDAQSTEAPMTGKDSESAGRGSPDSENKDMKYSRSSPSNDGSGKIRVNPATQASTSNEYQNDSINNNTLQTGSSQMQRPAVRRRIRRRANSASNDPAEQLTEMSVRGLNLFRYASVNEGVYQCTECAKENIQKTFKNKYSFQRHAFLYHEGHQRKVFPCPVCCKEFSRPDKMKNHMKTTHDCYVPKDCVYPPNAYFLIPGMEGQLPPGIKVEAMGSGSPHGSTPSHSSPDPAQV, from the exons atggcTACGCAAAGGTTTTGTTTGCGGTGGAATAACCACCAATCTAACATGTTGTCTGTGTTTGACCAACTACTTCATGCGGAGACGTTCACAGACGTCACTCTTGCTGTTGATGGACAGTTGCTGAAAGCACACAAGATGGTCCTATCAGCTTGCAGTCCTTACTTTCAAGCTCTCTTTGTTAACCACCAAGAAAAGCATCCCATTGTTATATTGAAAGATGTTCCGTATTCGGACATGAAGAGTTTACTTGACTTCATGTACAGAGGGGAAGTAAGTGTGGACCAGGAACGTTTAACAGCTTTCTTAAAAGTAGCCGAAAGCTTAAGAATAAAAGGTCTGACAGAAGTGAATGAGGAAAAGTGTGATATTCCAGCCTTAACTAACTCGTTAATACAACAGCAGAGTAATGCGCACACGCCTCCCCCGCAGCTTCACAGAATACACCCATACATGCATCAAAAACGACCGGCATCCGGGATGCCTAGCGGAGGGGCGCCCCCCAATTTATTAATGCCCTTATTGGGTAACGCATTGATGCAACCAAAAAGAAAACGAGGCCGACCGAGAAAACTGAGTGGAAGTTCAAGTGACGCACTGAATACAGCGGCCAGTCCTCCTGGAGAATTCGTTCCTGAGCCTGCCTCTCACGGATCGTCGAACAGACCTGGTGACCAACTGATAAGAGGCTCGCCAGAAATGTTGGAAGTTAAGATGTCCATGGATAGCTTCAACGCTGAGGACGGCGCGACGTCGGGGGGTGAGGAGGCAGGCGAGGCCCTGCTCATCGACGAGGGCGATGACGCTCAATCGACTGAAGCTCCGATGACTGGCAAAGATTCCGAGTCTGCAG gaCGTGGAAGCCCTGATTCGGAAAACAAGGACATGAAATATTCTCGATCATCCCCATCAAATGATGGATCAGGAAAAATCCGCGTGAATCCGGCAACACAGGCTTCTACTTCGAATGAGTATCAAAACGACTCCATAAACAACAACACGTTACAGACCGGCAGCAGCCAAATGCAGAGGCCAGCAGTCAGAAGAAGAATAAGAAGAAGAGCTAACTCAGCATCGAATGACCCCGCCGAGCAGTTGACGGAAATGTCTGTTAGAGGCCTCAATCTATTCAGATACGCGTCAGTCAACGAAGGGGTGTACCAGTGCACGGAGTGCGCTAAGGAGAACATCCAAAAAAccttcaaaaacaaatattcattCCAGAGGCACGCCTTCCTCTACCACGAGGGTCATCAAAGGAAAGTATTCCCGTGTCCCGTTTGTTGTAAGGAATTTTCTAGGCCCGACAAAATGAAGAACCACATGAAAACGACGCACGACTGCTACGTGCCAAAAGATTGCGTGTATCCGCCAAACGCCTACTTCCTGATACCGGGCATGGAAGGCCAGCTTCCTCCCGGCATCAAGGTGGAGGCGATGGGCTCGGGCTCTCCCCACGGCTCCACGCCTTCCCACTCCTCGCCTGACCCTGCGCAAGTCTAA
- the LOC110377462 gene encoding protein tramtrack, beta isoform isoform X2, translating into MATQRFCLRWNNHQSNMLSVFDQLLHAETFTDVTLAVDGQLLKAHKMVLSACSPYFQALFVNHQEKHPIVILKDVPYSDMKSLLDFMYRGEVSVDQERLTAFLKVAESLRIKGLTEVNEEKCDIPALTNSLIQQQSNAHTPPPQLHRIHPYMHQKRPASGMPSGGAPPNLLMPLLGNALMQPKRKRGRPRKLSGSSSDALNTAASPPGEFVPEPASHGSSNRPGDQLIRGSPEMLEVKMSMDSFNAEDGATSGGEEAGEALLIDEGDDAQSTEAPMTGKDSESADPEKPPKEEIQQNFSTNGPVLSIENGSIKQEPAAELNDGYNEPIEYKYNPDRSRENSNSQEGPIKDTEDKNRLGRNLKPKNSKKLLPQMSKIRARNLFNQLSGLSSLNPALSTFDKFPPDPVLMPALATQLFAAELEQNNLNMANNEVSDLAQTNWEHRIFPSPIRKANMGSVGNYHEETNESVRDYCIKEGENVFRCKICARVYTHISNFCRHYVTSHKKDVKVFPCPICFKEFTRKDNMIAHLKIIHKNQPNANEQMAKQES; encoded by the exons atggcTACGCAAAGGTTTTGTTTGCGGTGGAATAACCACCAATCTAACATGTTGTCTGTGTTTGACCAACTACTTCATGCGGAGACGTTCACAGACGTCACTCTTGCTGTTGATGGACAGTTGCTGAAAGCACACAAGATGGTCCTATCAGCTTGCAGTCCTTACTTTCAAGCTCTCTTTGTTAACCACCAAGAAAAGCATCCCATTGTTATATTGAAAGATGTTCCGTATTCGGACATGAAGAGTTTACTTGACTTCATGTACAGAGGGGAAGTAAGTGTGGACCAGGAACGTTTAACAGCTTTCTTAAAAGTAGCCGAAAGCTTAAGAATAAAAGGTCTGACAGAAGTGAATGAGGAAAAGTGTGATATTCCAGCCTTAACTAACTCGTTAATACAACAGCAGAGTAATGCGCACACGCCTCCCCCGCAGCTTCACAGAATACACCCATACATGCATCAAAAACGACCGGCATCCGGGATGCCTAGCGGAGGGGCGCCCCCCAATTTATTAATGCCCTTATTGGGTAACGCATTGATGCAACCAAAAAGAAAACGAGGCCGACCGAGAAAACTGAGTGGAAGTTCAAGTGACGCACTGAATACAGCGGCCAGTCCTCCTGGAGAATTCGTTCCTGAGCCTGCCTCTCACGGATCGTCGAACAGACCTGGTGACCAACTGATAAGAGGCTCGCCAGAAATGTTGGAAGTTAAGATGTCCATGGATAGCTTCAACGCTGAGGACGGCGCGACGTCGGGGGGTGAGGAGGCAGGCGAGGCCCTGCTCATCGACGAGGGCGATGACGCTCAATCGACTGAAGCTCCGATGACTGGCAAAGATTCCGAGTCTGCAG ATCCTGAAAAACCACCAAAAGAAGAAATACAACAAAACTTTTCAACAAACGGGCCCGTACTTTCCATAGAGAATGGATCTATAAAACAAGAACCCGCAGCTGAGCTTAACGACGGTTACAATGAACCAATCGAATATAAATACAATCCTGACCGAAGCCGCGAGAACTCTAATTCACAGGAAGGCCCTATTAAAGACACAGAAGACAAAAACAGACTAGGTCGTAACTTAAAGCCAAAGAATAGTAAAAAATTGCTAccccaaatgtcaaaaattagAGCTCGAAACTTGTTCAATCAACTTTCTGGGCTTTCCAGTTTAAATCCCGCGCTGAGTACGTTCGATAAATTCCCCCCAGACCCGGTTCTGATGCCAGCTCTCGCCACACAGCTTTTCGCCGCTGAATTGGAGCAAAATAACCTCAACATGGCTAATAACGAGGTATCCGATTTAGCGCAGACCAACTGGGAACATCGTATATTCCCTTCGCCTATAAGGAAGGCAAATATGGGTAGTGTCGGTAATTATCACGAGGAGACCAACGAGTCTGTGAGAGATTATTGCATAAAAGAAGGAGAAAATGTATTCAGATGTAAAATATGCGCGAGAGTCTACACGCATATAAGTAATTTCTGTAGGCACTACGTCACTTCTCACAAGAAAGATGTAAAAGTTTTCCCATGTCCCATTTGCTTCAAAGAGTTCACTCGAAAAGATAACATGATCGCTCACTTGAAGATCATTCACAAAAATCAGCCGAATGCTAACGAGCAGATGGCGAAGCAGGAGTCTTAA
- the LOC135116936 gene encoding putative nuclease HARBI1 encodes MTQGERHAAKQKFRNAPQPFPGVIGAIDCTHIKILAPKTNEESYVSGHHEGHSLNVQAVCDPDLIILNINARWPGARHDAHIWANSPVRSTMKRHFENGDRRAWLLGDDGYPLEPWLMTPIKHQQPGTPEYKYTEAHCSARNIIERCFGVLKSVFRCLSHQRQLMYEPYMAGLIINACAVLHNMRITYKLPEPESTTSMQLVDNSRFHDDMLEVTGSGRAVAERIRRRLINTSFT; translated from the exons aTGACTCAAGGAGAACGCCATGCGGCAAAACAGAAATTTAGAAATGCCCCACAGCCATTCCCAGGGGTAATTGGAGCCATTGATTGcacccatataaaaattttagctcctaagaccaatgaggagtcttatgtgagtggtcaccatgagggccattcattaaatgtgcaagct gtgtgtgaccctgatcttattattttaaatattaatgctcgatggccaggagcgagacatgatgctcacatatgggcaaattcaccggtgcgctcaacaatgaagcgacattttgaaaatggggaccgccgtgcttggctgcttg gtgatgatggatatcctctggaaccgtggttaatgactcccataaaacatcaacagcctggcacaccggaatataaatataccgaagcacactgctcagctaggaacatcatagaaagatgcttcggtgtgctaaaatctgtgtttagatgtctatcacaccaacgccagttaatgtacgaaccctatatggctggcctaataattaacgcatgtgcagtgctccacaatatgcggataacatataaattaccggaaccagagtccaccacatccatgcagctggtggataatagtagattccatgatgatatgttagaagttacag gttctgggcgagctgttgcagagcgcataagaagaaggctaattaacactagtttcacataa
- the LOC135116937 gene encoding uncharacterized protein LOC135116937, giving the protein MPEEDLLQHEMEAGVVISEVLTLPHSQARDFVELLPTETTINDSRATAGSSPPPIQEQVQDAPQSPVLQMTVRGRRTETVASSTPPLRQRPRRKRNLNPRQSVSEQYSAARREFLAVAEANAATMKMLATAAQAQADAAKMQAEAAKVQAEATLQLVKVGNKIADAINNYINKNNK; this is encoded by the exons ATGCCAGAGGAAGAT ttattacaacatgagatggaggctggggtggtaatctctgaggttctcaccttacctcattctcagg ctagagattttgtggaattgttaccgactgaaacaa caatcaatgacagcagagcaacggctggttcttcaccaccacccatccaagaacaagtgcaagatgcccctcagtcgccagtactacaaatga cagtacgtggcagaaggacagaaactgttgcatcatcaacaccaccactgcgacagagacccagaagaaagagga atctgaatcctcgccaaagtgtttctgagcaatatagtgcagctcgacgagaatttctagcagttgcagaagcaaatgctgctacaatgaag atgctggcaactgctgctcaagcgcaagcagatgctgccaagatgcaggctgaggcagccaaggtacaagccgaggcgacgctgcaattggtaaaagtcggaaacaaaatagctgacgcaataaataattacataaataaaaataataaatga